The Equus quagga isolate Etosha38 chromosome 12, UCLA_HA_Equagga_1.0, whole genome shotgun sequence genome includes a region encoding these proteins:
- the PTF1A gene encoding pancreas transcription factor 1 subunit alpha — MDAVLLEHFPGGLDAFPSPYFDDEDFFTDQSSRDPLEDGDELLADEQAEVEFLSHQLHEYCYRDGACLLLQPAPSAAPHALAPPPSGGPGEPEDGGGGYCCDAGAPPGGFPYSPGSPPSCLAYPCAGAAALSPGARLRGLSGAAAAARRRRRVRSEAELQQLRQAANVRERRRMQSINDAFEGLRSHIPTLPYEKRLSKVDTLRLAIGYINFLSELVQADLPLRGGGAGGGGGLGGGGRLGGDSPGSQAQKVIICHRGTRSPSPSDPDYGLPPLAGHSLSWTDEKQLKEQNIIRTAKVWTPEDPRKLNSKSSFSNIENEPPFEFVS; from the exons ATGGACGCGGTGCTGCTAGAGCACTTCCCCGGGGGCCTGGACGCCTTCCCGTCTCCTTACTTTGACGACGAGGACTTCTTCACCGACCAGTCCTCTCGGGACCCTCTGGAGGATGGCGATGAGCTGCTGGCGGACGAGCAGGCCGAGGTGGAGTTCCTCAGCCACCAGCTGCACGAGTACTGCTACCGTGACGGGGCGTGCCTGCTGCTGCAGCCCGCGCCCTCGGCGGCCCCGCACGCGCTCGCCCCGCCGCCCTCGGGGGGTCCCGGCGAGCCGGAGGACGGCGGCGGCGGCTATTGCTGCGACGCGGGGGCGCCCCCCGGCGGCTTCCCCTATTCGCCCGGCTCTCCGCCCTCGTGCCTGGCCTACCCGTGCGCCGGCGCGGCCGCGCTGTCCCCCGGGGCCCGGCTGCGCGGCCTGagcggggcggcggcggcggcgcggcggcggcggcgggtgCGCTCCGAGGCCGAGCTGCAGCAGCTGCGCCAGGCGGCCAACGTGCGCGAGCGGCGGCGCATGCAGTCCATCAACGACGCCTTCGAGGGGCTGCGCTCGCACATCCCCACGCTGCCCTACGAGAAGCGCCTCTCCAAGGTGGACACGCTGCGCCTGGCCATCGGCTACATCAACTTCCTCAGCGAGCTCGTGCAGGCCGACCTGCCCCtgcgcggcggcggcgcgggaggcggcggcgggcTGGGCGGCGGCGGGCGCCTGGGTGGGGACAGCCCGGGCAGCCAGGCCCAGAAAGTCATCATCTGCCATCGGGGCACCC ggtccccctcccccagcgaCCCGGATTATGGCCTCCCCCCTCTTGCGGGACACTCTCTCTCTTGGACAGATGAAAAACAActcaaagaacaaaatattaTCCGAACAGCCAAAGTGTGGACCCCAGAGGACCCCAGAAAACTCAACAGCAAATCTTCCTTCAGCAACATAGAAAACGAACCGCCCTTTGAGTTTGTGTCCTGA